The Haloplanus sp. CK5-1 genome contains a region encoding:
- a CDS encoding DJ-1/PfpI family protein, with protein sequence MASTIAVLVYDGFDELDAIGPFEAFEMAADDGAPFDVSLVTVEERARVTAAHGLRIEPDGVLSAGDPPDLLVVPGGGWNDRREAGAWAEAERGVIPDAVAKAHDAGATVGSVCTGGMLLSRAGLLCGRPAVTHAGALDDLRATDADVVEARVVDDGDVVTAGGITSGLDLALHLIERLADRETAEGVARRLEYDRRDEVWES encoded by the coding sequence ATGGCGTCGACCATCGCCGTCCTCGTCTACGACGGCTTCGACGAACTGGACGCGATCGGCCCGTTCGAGGCGTTCGAGATGGCCGCGGACGACGGCGCGCCCTTCGACGTGTCGCTGGTGACCGTCGAAGAGCGAGCGCGCGTCACTGCCGCCCACGGCCTTCGGATCGAACCCGACGGCGTCCTGTCGGCCGGCGACCCGCCGGACCTCCTCGTCGTCCCCGGCGGCGGGTGGAACGACCGCCGGGAGGCGGGTGCGTGGGCCGAGGCGGAGCGGGGGGTGATCCCCGACGCGGTCGCGAAGGCCCACGACGCCGGCGCGACCGTCGGATCGGTGTGTACCGGCGGCATGTTGTTGTCCCGAGCCGGCCTGCTATGTGGTCGCCCTGCAGTCACCCACGCGGGTGCGCTCGACGACCTGCGGGCGACGGACGCCGACGTGGTCGAGGCGCGGGTCGTCGACGACGGCGACGTGGTGACTGCCGGTGGGATCACATCGGGGTTGGATCTGGCGCTCCACCTGATCGAACGTCTCGCGGACCGGGAGACTGCGGAGGGTGTGGCGCGACGACTGGAGTACGACCGCCGGGACGAGGTGTGGGAATCGTGA